The DNA sequence CCGGCATCCCCGCTTGGTCGATTTACCTCACCTCTGCCTATTGTCAATAGCGCGTCGGTTCGGTAAAGGGCCTTCGGCCCGATCGACCATCGGTGCGCCGGCTTCTAAAAATTCCAACTCTTGAATCACTCCCGGTATAGTTTCCAATTCAACCCCACACGAACAATATTTGTATTTAAATTTGCGGAGTTATTCAATGAGCTTCTATAGATTGTGCTTTGAAAATCGAGTCGGATATTATCAGAGTTGGAAAGGGAATTGAATGAGGCATACAAATAGGAGAGACAAATGGAGAGTCGTTTACATAATAGATATTCTACTCCGGCTCCTATAGCCCACCCAGCAGAGACTTTATTTGTTGAAGCGGTTGTATAAGCATCAAGGCTAGGAGAGTAGCCCTGAGCTGAGAGAGAATTATCAAAAAATACTTGGGTGTATTTTAAATTTGTAAGTGCGAGTCCTCCTGTTAAAAAGGCAAATGCTTTTTTATAGGCATAACCGATCCGAGGTCTTAACGTGTAGAGCCAATCTGTGCTTACCTTTTGAGTTAAAGTGTATTCTCCTGCGCCTGCCTCAGGGTAAAATGCAGAAACACTTTTAGATGTACTGAGTAAGAATGCGTTAAAATCAGTTTCAATCCCTAATGTGATTGCATTTGTAAAACATTTGTTATAACCAACTTGCGCTCCACCTACATAGCCTTGAGGATGGAGATGAAAGTTGCCATTTGCATTAATGGATTGGATATCAGCTTGTGTAAAATATCCTGATGAGGGTGGGTTAGAAGCAGTAGTTTTTGCATGAGCATTTCCCCAAGTATATCCAGAATTAATTCCTAGATAGAATCCAGACCAATTTGAAGACGGTTGTTGGCTCAACTCTACCGTATTTTCTTGGGAGGCGGGTGCTGCATTTACAATGTTTTGTGAAAGTAAAAAAGCTACAAGAGCTAAATAACAGAGCTTATTCATACTATTATTCTCAATTTTTTGATAGATAAGCAATATTGTTAAATCATTGTTGGCTTACCGGGGAACTCCTATAAAACCGAAAAATAATCACGATAGAATACGAGCTATGCCGGGCAAACCACATAGTCCATTTATTATTTCCCAACCGACGAAATTTGTTCAATTGGAATCACTTTGTATTTAATCCCCTGGGTCGTGTTCAATTTAAAGCTCATCATAGTTCCTCCCGGGAGAACATCGACTCCGATGATACCGGAAAGAACTGTTTTATCAGAGAGATAAAATGTGACATGTTCTTTCATATTTTGTGTGCTTAAAATGTCATAAGCCGTTTTGAAATCTTTGGCCCGCATTTGAGGGTCGATGATCATCACTTCTTGAAGACCTGTCTTGCCACTTGATTGTTGGGCTCCCATCATCGCCGCTTTTTCATCAAATTCTTTTTTAAGTTGGGGTGTAATCCCGTCAATGGCCGTTGGGGCGGCAAAAATTCCTGTTGAGAAAAGTGTCAAAATGATTGCGAATGGTTGACGCATTTTAAATCCCTTTTTCGTAAAGTGTGTCGCTTATAATTTGTCCGCCGCTATGCTTCGATTCGATCACATAGCCTCGAGCGAGATTGGCGAGTCGGTTGAGCTGTTGGATTGATTGGGCTCTGTCTTCTATTTCATCCACATGTCGTGAGGCAATTCCAATGGATATTGACATATGAACAAAATCGTTTTCAATTTGGATTGGGGTCATTTCAATGAGAGATTGGAGATCTTCCGCCAACACAGTCGCTGCTGCTTTTGATGTTTTAGGTAAAATAATCATATATTTACCTCCGCCGAGGGAGATCATCATATCTTGGGAGCGCAGTACCGATTCAATTTTTTTGTCCACCTGATCTAAGATTGAACTCGATATCCCTTCTTGCATCGATTTTAGGATCTCATGGAATTGATCGAGTTCAAGCATGAGCAGTGAAATCGATTGTTTCTCTTTCAAAATAGCATGAATTTTTTTAGCAGCTTTGTCATTGAGCAGATAGCGGTGTTTGAAGTCAAGTTCGGGATCTTGTTCCGGGGAAGGGATGCGCGCGGCAATTTTAGAAATTTTTCTTTCAATTTGCTTTTTGGGGTCGCATTTTTTTAAAGAGGTCAGGATTTCATTTTCATCTAATGGTTCACGCAGGATCGCGCTCACTCCGAATTTTTTGACTTGGTCTACGAAAGGTTTTTTCAAATTACGGCTAATCATTAAAATCGGCAATTTTTCATATCCGGAGATTTCTTTGATGGATTTCAAAAAAACTTCGAGTTCTTCACTGACAAGGCGTTCATCAAAAATCAGAAAGTTGACGCTGAGATTAGAGAGCATCTCCAAGCAGGCTTGATCGCTTGTTGCTTCGACAAGATCGTATTGCTTGCCTTTGCGCAGGCATTCTCTTAAAAATTGAACGTGAAGAGAGGCGCGCGTGAAGATTAAAATAAGTGGTGGAGTGAAATCTTGAATTATTTGCATAATTACTTCATTAGAAAAAAAAGTATTTTTATTGAAGCAAAAAGTAGAGCGAAGGTCATGCAAAGATTAGGTAAAAGTTTCATATTAGCGCTATTTTTAGTCTTGGCGCACTATCCCCTCATGGCAAATCCCATGGTGGAAGAATTTGTTTCTCATTGCCCCAAACTTGATATTGTCAATCCGGGGGTTGTCATGATATTTACTTCAATGCCCGGACAGGATCGAACAAAAATAGCACAATGCTTAAGGCGAGATCTGAATGGGATTTACCTAAATGAGAAAGAGGTGGTCGAGCTCTTTAAGAAATACAATAAAAATCCCGATCAACGTTTTATGATGGGATTGAGGGCGATTCATCGGTTTTATGGAGATGTTATTCGTCGATTATTAACAAAAAACTTGCATAACAAGTTATTCATTATC is a window from the Simkaniaceae bacterium genome containing:
- a CDS encoding diguanylate cyclase, whose product is MQIIQDFTPPLILIFTRASLHVQFLRECLRKGKQYDLVEATSDQACLEMLSNLSVNFLIFDERLVSEELEVFLKSIKEISGYEKLPILMISRNLKKPFVDQVKKFGVSAILREPLDENEILTSLKKCDPKKQIERKISKIAARIPSPEQDPELDFKHRYLLNDKAAKKIHAILKEKQSISLLMLELDQFHEILKSMQEGISSSILDQVDKKIESVLRSQDMMISLGGGKYMIILPKTSKAAATVLAEDLQSLIEMTPIQIENDFVHMSISIGIASRHVDEIEDRAQSIQQLNRLANLARGYVIESKHSGGQIISDTLYEKGI
- a CDS encoding outer membrane beta-barrel protein, which encodes MNKLCYLALVAFLLSQNIVNAAPASQENTVELSQQPSSNWSGFYLGINSGYTWGNAHAKTTASNPPSSGYFTQADIQSINANGNFHLHPQGYVGGAQVGYNKCFTNAITLGIETDFNAFLLSTSKSVSAFYPEAGAGEYTLTQKVSTDWLYTLRPRIGYAYKKAFAFLTGGLALTNLKYTQVFFDNSLSAQGYSPSLDAYTTASTNKVSAGWAIGAGVEYLLCKRLSICLSYLYASFNSLSNSDNIRLDFQSTIYRSSLNNSANLNTNIVRVGLNWKLYRE